The following are encoded together in the Streptomyces sp. NBC_00358 genome:
- a CDS encoding succinate dehydrogenase/fumarate reductase iron-sulfur subunit: MKLTLRVWRQKNADADGAMSTYDVDGISADMSFLEMLDTLNEELILSGDDPVAFDHDCREGICGACSLVINGDAHGPERTTTCQLHMRSFHDGDTIDIEPWRAAAFPVVKDLVVDRSAFDRIIQAGGYVTAPTGAAPEAHATPVPKPDADFAFEHAECIGCGACVAACPNGAAMLFTSAKVNHLNVLPQGAPERETRVLDMVARMDDEGFGGCTLTGECATACPKGIPLFSITSMNKEWLRATRRAGRR, encoded by the coding sequence ATGAAGCTCACCCTGCGCGTCTGGCGGCAGAAGAACGCCGACGCCGACGGAGCGATGTCCACGTACGACGTGGACGGCATCTCGGCCGACATGTCCTTCCTGGAGATGCTCGACACCCTCAACGAGGAGCTCATCCTCAGCGGCGACGACCCCGTCGCCTTCGACCACGACTGCCGCGAGGGCATCTGCGGCGCGTGCAGCCTGGTCATCAACGGCGACGCGCACGGACCCGAGCGCACCACCACCTGCCAGCTCCACATGCGCTCCTTCCACGACGGCGACACGATCGACATCGAGCCGTGGCGGGCCGCCGCCTTCCCGGTGGTGAAGGACCTCGTGGTCGACCGCTCCGCCTTCGACCGGATCATCCAGGCCGGCGGCTACGTCACCGCCCCGACCGGCGCCGCCCCGGAGGCGCACGCCACGCCCGTCCCCAAACCCGACGCCGACTTCGCCTTCGAGCACGCCGAGTGCATCGGCTGCGGCGCCTGCGTGGCGGCCTGCCCGAACGGCGCCGCGATGCTGTTCACCTCCGCCAAGGTCAACCACCTGAACGTGCTGCCGCAGGGCGCCCCCGAACGGGAGACCCGGGTACTCGACATGGTGGCGCGGATGGACGACGAGGGCTTCGGCGGCTGCACCCTCACCGGGGAGTGCGCGACCGCCTGCCCGAAGGGCATCCCGCTGTTCTCCATCACCAGCATGAACAAGGAATGGCTGCGCGCCACCCGCAGGGCGGGCAGGCGTTAG
- a CDS encoding fumarate reductase/succinate dehydrogenase flavoprotein subunit codes for MTAEYAHFTTGEPVADTKAPAGPVEERWDRRRFEAKLVNPANRRKHTVIVVGTGLAGGSAGATLAEQGYHVVQFCYQDSPRRAHSIAAQGGINAAKNYRNDGDSVHRLFYDTVKGGDFRARESNVRRLAQISVEIIDQCVAQGVPFAREYGGLLDTRSFGGVQVSRTFYARGQTGQQLLLGAYQALSRQIAAGNVEMHPRTEMLDLIVVDGKARGIVARDLVTGRIDTYYADAVVLASGGYGNVFYLSTNAMNSNATAIWRAHRRGAYFANPCFTQIHPTCIPRTGDHQSKLTLMSESLRNDGRIWVPKAHGDTRPPNEIPEDERDYYLERIYPSFGNLVPRDIASRAAKNVCDEGRGVGPGGQGVYLDFADAVRRMGREAVEEKYGNLFDMYARITAEDPYTVPMRIYPAVHYTMGGLWVDYDLQTTVPGLFAIGEANFSDHGANRLGASALMQGLADGYFVLPSTINDYLARNPHNATDDGLNDEHPAVQEVLAETEDRLRLLLAVDGDRTPDSFHRELGELMWEFCGMARTESGLRKALERIPQIREEFWRRIKVPGSGEEFNQSLEKANRIVDYLELAELMCLDALNRAESCGGHFREESQTPDGEAARRDEEFSYAAAWEFTATGAAPVLHKEDLVFEYVHPTQRSYA; via the coding sequence ATGACCGCTGAATACGCCCACTTCACGACCGGGGAGCCGGTCGCCGACACCAAGGCACCCGCCGGTCCGGTCGAGGAGCGCTGGGACAGACGCCGCTTCGAGGCCAAGCTGGTCAACCCGGCCAACCGCCGCAAGCACACCGTGATCGTCGTCGGCACCGGCCTCGCGGGCGGCTCCGCGGGCGCCACCCTCGCCGAACAGGGCTACCACGTCGTCCAGTTCTGCTACCAGGACTCCCCGCGCCGGGCCCACTCGATCGCCGCGCAGGGCGGCATCAACGCCGCGAAGAACTACCGCAACGACGGCGACTCCGTGCACCGGCTCTTCTACGACACCGTCAAGGGCGGCGACTTCAGGGCCCGCGAGTCCAACGTCCGCCGCCTGGCGCAGATCTCGGTCGAGATCATCGACCAGTGCGTCGCCCAGGGGGTGCCGTTCGCGCGCGAGTACGGCGGCCTGCTCGACACCCGCTCCTTCGGCGGCGTCCAGGTCTCCCGCACCTTCTACGCCCGCGGCCAGACCGGCCAGCAACTCCTCCTCGGCGCCTACCAGGCGCTGTCCCGGCAGATCGCCGCCGGCAACGTCGAGATGCACCCGCGCACCGAGATGCTGGACCTGATCGTGGTAGACGGAAAGGCCCGCGGCATCGTCGCCCGCGACCTGGTCACCGGCAGGATCGACACGTACTACGCGGACGCCGTCGTCCTGGCGAGCGGTGGCTACGGCAACGTCTTCTACCTGTCGACGAACGCCATGAACTCCAACGCCACCGCGATCTGGCGGGCCCACCGGCGCGGCGCGTACTTCGCCAACCCCTGCTTCACCCAGATCCACCCCACCTGCATCCCGCGCACCGGCGACCACCAGTCGAAGCTGACGCTGATGAGCGAGTCGCTGCGCAACGACGGCCGTATCTGGGTGCCCAAGGCGCACGGCGACACCCGCCCGCCGAACGAGATCCCCGAGGACGAGCGCGACTACTACCTGGAACGCATCTACCCGTCCTTCGGCAACCTCGTGCCCCGCGACATCGCCTCCCGCGCCGCCAAGAACGTCTGCGACGAGGGCAGGGGAGTGGGCCCCGGCGGCCAGGGCGTCTACCTCGACTTCGCGGACGCCGTCCGGCGCATGGGCCGCGAGGCGGTCGAGGAGAAGTACGGCAACCTCTTCGACATGTACGCCCGGATCACCGCCGAGGACCCGTACACCGTGCCCATGCGGATCTACCCCGCCGTGCACTACACGATGGGCGGACTGTGGGTCGACTACGACCTCCAGACCACCGTCCCCGGCCTGTTCGCCATCGGTGAGGCCAACTTCTCCGACCACGGCGCGAACCGGCTCGGCGCCTCCGCCCTCATGCAGGGGCTCGCCGACGGCTACTTCGTCCTGCCGTCCACGATCAACGACTACCTCGCCCGCAACCCGCACAACGCCACCGACGACGGCCTGAACGACGAACACCCCGCGGTCCAGGAGGTGCTGGCCGAGACCGAGGACCGGCTCCGGCTGCTCCTCGCCGTCGACGGCGACCGCACCCCCGACTCCTTCCACCGCGAACTCGGCGAACTCATGTGGGAGTTCTGCGGCATGGCCCGCACCGAGAGCGGGCTGCGCAAGGCCCTGGAGCGCATCCCGCAGATCCGCGAGGAGTTCTGGCGGCGCATCAAGGTGCCCGGCAGCGGGGAGGAGTTCAACCAGTCCCTGGAGAAGGCCAACCGGATCGTCGACTATCTCGAACTCGCCGAACTGATGTGCCTCGACGCGCTGAACCGCGCCGAGTCCTGCGGCGGCCACTTCCGCGAGGAGTCCCAGACCCCGGACGGCGAGGCGGCCCGGCGGGACGAGGAGTTCTCGTACGCCGCCGCCTGGGAGTTCACCGCCACCGGTGCCGCGCCCGTCCTGCACAAGGAAGACCTGGTCTTCGAGTACGTCCACCCCACCCAGCGGAGCTACGCATGA
- a CDS encoding succinate dehydrogenase — MARTVWDSSVGKKTVMAVSGLIMLLYLVAHMIGNLKIYFGAGEFNHYAHWLRTVGEPFMHYEWTLWLIRVVLVAAVVAHATSAYQLSRRDIRARPSKYAHRKRGASYATRTMRWGGIILGLFIVWHLLDLTTGTVHPGGFQEGHPYQNVVDTFSTWYGDVVYIVAMLALGLHIRHGFWSAAQTLGAGSRTRDRALKTVANVLALLLTAGFIAVPVGVMTGVVS, encoded by the coding sequence ATGGCACGCACCGTGTGGGACAGCTCCGTCGGCAAGAAGACCGTGATGGCCGTCAGCGGCCTGATCATGCTGCTCTACCTGGTCGCCCACATGATCGGGAATCTGAAGATCTACTTCGGCGCGGGCGAGTTCAACCACTACGCCCACTGGCTGCGCACCGTCGGTGAACCCTTCATGCACTACGAGTGGACGCTGTGGCTGATCCGCGTGGTGCTGGTCGCCGCCGTGGTCGCGCACGCCACCTCCGCCTACCAGCTCAGCCGCCGCGACATCAGGGCGCGCCCCAGCAAGTACGCGCACAGGAAGCGGGGCGCGAGCTACGCCACCCGCACGATGCGCTGGGGCGGGATCATCCTCGGCCTGTTCATCGTCTGGCACCTCCTCGACCTGACCACCGGCACCGTGCACCCCGGCGGGTTCCAGGAGGGCCACCCCTACCAGAACGTCGTGGACACCTTCTCCACCTGGTACGGCGACGTCGTCTACATCGTCGCCATGCTCGCGCTCGGCCTGCACATCCGGCACGGCTTCTGGAGCGCCGCCCAGACCCTCGGCGCCGGCAGCCGCACCCGCGACCGCGCCCTGAAGACCGTCGCGAACGTCCTCGCGCTGCTGCTCACGGCCGGCTTCATCGCCGTACCCGTGGGCGTCATGACTGGAGTGGTGAGCTGA
- a CDS encoding LysR family transcriptional regulator yields the protein MQFQQLQYFVAVAEARHFTRAAELVHVAQPSLSQQIKALERELGADLFLRARGNITLTDAGEALLPLARRILADADTARQEVQELAQLRSGRVRLGATPSLCTGLLPDVLRAFHDRYPGIRLLIEEGGSHDLVRELARGALDLALVVLPLPTPSPALTTVELLREDLVVVSSPDAPAPGGGGSRRTVRVADLEGERLVMFRHGYDLRELTVAACRAEGFEPHFAVEGGEMDAVLGFVRAGLGVAVVPRMVAARSGPGLRVTPLARPGLERTIALAHRSDVAPPRAARELQRMLLER from the coding sequence GTGCAGTTCCAACAGCTCCAGTACTTCGTGGCCGTCGCGGAGGCCCGGCATTTCACCCGGGCCGCCGAGCTGGTGCATGTCGCGCAGCCCTCGTTGTCCCAGCAGATCAAGGCGCTGGAGCGGGAGCTGGGGGCGGATCTCTTCCTGCGGGCACGCGGGAACATCACGCTGACCGACGCGGGCGAGGCGCTGCTGCCGCTGGCCCGGCGCATCCTCGCCGACGCGGACACGGCCCGGCAGGAGGTGCAGGAGCTGGCCCAGCTACGCAGCGGCCGGGTGAGGCTAGGCGCGACCCCGAGCCTGTGCACGGGCCTGCTGCCGGACGTGCTGCGCGCCTTCCACGACCGCTATCCGGGCATCCGGCTGCTGATCGAGGAGGGCGGTTCGCACGATCTCGTACGGGAGCTCGCGCGCGGCGCCCTCGACCTCGCCCTGGTCGTCCTGCCCCTGCCGACCCCGTCCCCGGCGCTGACCACGGTGGAGCTGCTGCGCGAGGACCTGGTCGTGGTGTCGTCTCCGGACGCCCCGGCGCCCGGCGGCGGCGGCAGCCGCCGTACGGTGCGGGTCGCCGATCTGGAGGGCGAGCGTCTGGTGATGTTCCGGCACGGCTACGACCTGCGGGAACTGACCGTCGCGGCCTGTCGTGCCGAGGGCTTCGAACCGCACTTCGCGGTCGAGGGCGGCGAGATGGACGCGGTGCTGGGATTCGTCCGGGCGGGGCTCGGCGTGGCCGTCGTACCGCGGATGGTGGCCGCCCGGTCCGGGCCTGGCCTGCGGGTGACCCCACTGGCCCGGCCCGGTCTGGAGCGGACGATCGCGCTGGCGCACCGCAGCGACGTGGCGCCGCCCCGGGCGGCCCGGGAGCTCCAGCGGATGCTGCTGGAACGCTGA
- a CDS encoding oxidoreductase, with translation MSTELQGRTAVVTGASKGIGLAVAGALAGAGATVIAGSRGTSEGLDTLVGKGNVTWVPVDLAEPDAAGRLVEAAGGRIDVLVNNVGSAPARTGGFLSVTDEEWRRTVDLNLLAAVRVTRAALPVMLAAGQGSVVTIGSVNATLPDPLVIDYSAGKAALVAFSKALSKEVGPKGIRVNTVSPGPVETDLWLGGGGVAATVSAAAGLTPDDVVAQASGATVTGRFSQPSEVADLVLFLAGDRSRNITGSDFVIDGGFIPTW, from the coding sequence ATGAGCACGGAACTTCAGGGCAGGACCGCCGTCGTCACCGGGGCCAGCAAGGGCATCGGGCTCGCGGTCGCCGGGGCGCTGGCCGGCGCGGGCGCGACGGTGATCGCCGGGTCGCGCGGTACGTCCGAGGGCCTCGACACGCTGGTCGGGAAGGGGAACGTGACCTGGGTGCCGGTCGACCTCGCCGAACCCGACGCCGCCGGCCGGCTCGTCGAGGCGGCAGGCGGGCGCATCGACGTACTGGTCAACAACGTGGGGTCGGCCCCGGCCCGCACCGGCGGCTTCCTGTCGGTGACCGACGAGGAATGGCGGCGCACCGTCGATCTCAACCTGCTCGCGGCCGTACGGGTCACCCGTGCGGCCCTGCCGGTGATGCTGGCCGCCGGGCAGGGCTCGGTCGTCACGATCGGCTCGGTCAACGCGACCCTGCCCGACCCCCTGGTGATCGACTACAGCGCGGGCAAGGCCGCCCTGGTCGCGTTCTCCAAGGCGCTGTCGAAGGAGGTCGGCCCGAAGGGGATCCGCGTCAACACCGTGAGCCCCGGACCGGTGGAGACCGACCTGTGGCTCGGCGGCGGGGGAGTGGCCGCGACGGTCTCGGCCGCCGCCGGACTCACCCCCGACGACGTGGTCGCCCAGGCGTCCGGCGCGACCGTCACCGGCCGCTTCTCCCAGCCCTCCGAGGTGGCCGACCTGGTTCTCTTCCTCGCCGGGGACCGCTCCCGCAACATCACCGGCAGCGACTTCGTCATCGACGGCGGCTTCATCCCGACGTGGTGA
- a CDS encoding putative bifunctional diguanylate cyclase/phosphodiesterase: protein MRAEPDGPEDRLRRFATIWSRAVFPVTSTSLTRPEFEELLLPLARRLSEALRARNFEAAEGRAVGAALVAAHCTDPEALSRALDCVDAYLVLYCGEDGPREALRTRSVRLQHAMAAGYAEALRERTLAEQQAISQAALTARSAVAEALHDSEARFRAVFEGAAIGIGIADLEGNILQVNGALLRMFGGSEQSMRGRRVPEWTHAEDAPQVWRLYEELVRGEREHYHVEKAFYRPDGTALWTNLTVSLLRDADGEPQYQLALMEDTTERRLLNLRLRYEATHDALTGLPNRTLFFERLEKALAAGEGQRFGLCYLDLDGFKTINDSLGHAAGDRLLVEVADRLQSCATAPGEMVARLGGDEFVALTTGPNTEREVDELAGRIMNALVTPIRVDGRDLTVRGSVGVVEGPAGERGAAEVLRSADITMYRAKSAGGNRFELADPEADARAITRNGLTTALPAALDRGEFFIEYQPLVHLGDGSVQGAEALVRWLHPQHGVLGPDRFIPLAEHTGLIVPLGRWVLEQSVRQARTWQQRNSGAGPLRVNVNLSPCQLTHPGLVQDTVDILEREGLDARALCLEVTESALIGADDDLLKPLRRLAEMGVDIALDDFGTGYSNLANLRRLPVSILKLDRSFTQGMQQFPADPVDLKIVEGIVSLAHSLDLAVTVEGVETGAQAEQLRILGCDTAQGWYYARPGPPERLHELALVDAVG, encoded by the coding sequence GTGAGGGCCGAGCCGGACGGGCCGGAGGACAGACTGCGCCGGTTCGCGACGATCTGGAGCCGTGCGGTCTTCCCGGTCACCTCCACCTCGCTGACCCGGCCGGAGTTCGAGGAACTGCTGCTGCCGCTCGCACGGCGGTTGAGCGAGGCCCTGCGGGCCAGGAACTTCGAGGCGGCCGAGGGACGGGCCGTCGGTGCCGCACTCGTCGCCGCGCACTGCACCGACCCCGAGGCGCTCAGCCGGGCCCTCGACTGCGTCGACGCCTACCTGGTGCTCTACTGCGGTGAGGACGGGCCCCGGGAGGCGCTGCGGACCCGGTCCGTAAGGCTCCAGCACGCCATGGCCGCCGGGTACGCCGAGGCACTGCGCGAGCGGACGCTCGCCGAACAACAGGCCATCTCGCAGGCCGCGTTGACCGCTCGCAGCGCTGTCGCCGAGGCATTGCACGACAGCGAGGCCCGCTTCCGCGCGGTCTTCGAAGGCGCGGCCATAGGCATCGGCATCGCCGACCTCGAAGGCAACATCCTCCAGGTCAACGGTGCCCTGCTGCGCATGTTCGGCGGTTCCGAGCAGTCCATGCGGGGCCGCAGGGTACCCGAGTGGACCCACGCCGAGGACGCTCCTCAAGTATGGCGGCTGTACGAGGAGTTGGTGCGCGGCGAGCGCGAGCACTACCACGTGGAGAAGGCCTTCTACCGTCCCGACGGCACCGCCCTGTGGACCAACCTCACGGTCTCCCTGCTGCGCGACGCGGACGGCGAACCCCAGTACCAACTGGCGCTGATGGAGGACACCACCGAGCGGCGGCTGCTCAATCTGCGGCTGCGCTACGAGGCGACGCACGACGCGCTCACCGGACTTCCCAACCGGACCCTGTTCTTCGAGCGCCTGGAGAAGGCGCTGGCCGCGGGCGAGGGGCAGCGCTTCGGCCTGTGCTACCTCGACCTCGACGGCTTCAAGACCATCAACGACAGTCTCGGGCACGCGGCCGGCGACCGGCTCCTCGTCGAGGTCGCCGACCGCCTCCAGTCCTGCGCGACCGCCCCCGGCGAGATGGTCGCCCGGCTCGGCGGCGACGAGTTCGTGGCCCTCACCACCGGCCCGAACACCGAGCGCGAGGTCGACGAACTGGCCGGGCGCATCATGAACGCCCTGGTCACCCCGATCAGGGTCGACGGCCGGGACCTGACCGTGCGGGGCAGTGTCGGCGTCGTCGAGGGCCCGGCGGGGGAGCGTGGCGCCGCCGAGGTGCTGCGCAGCGCCGACATCACGATGTACCGGGCCAAGTCGGCGGGCGGCAACCGCTTCGAGCTGGCCGACCCCGAGGCCGACGCCCGCGCGATCACCCGGAACGGCCTCACCACCGCCCTGCCCGCCGCCCTGGACCGGGGCGAGTTCTTCATCGAGTACCAGCCGCTCGTTCACCTCGGCGACGGCAGTGTGCAGGGCGCGGAGGCGCTGGTGCGCTGGCTGCACCCGCAGCACGGCGTCCTCGGGCCCGACCGTTTCATCCCGCTCGCCGAGCACACCGGACTGATCGTGCCGCTCGGCCGGTGGGTCCTGGAGCAGTCGGTGCGCCAGGCCCGCACCTGGCAGCAACGGAACTCCGGTGCGGGCCCGCTCCGCGTCAACGTCAACCTCTCGCCGTGCCAGCTCACCCACCCCGGCCTGGTCCAGGACACGGTCGACATCCTGGAACGCGAAGGCCTCGACGCCCGGGCGCTGTGCCTGGAGGTCACCGAGTCCGCGCTGATCGGCGCCGACGACGACCTTCTCAAACCGCTGCGCAGGCTCGCCGAGATGGGTGTCGACATCGCCCTGGACGACTTCGGCACCGGCTACTCGAACCTCGCCAACCTCCGCCGTCTGCCGGTCAGCATCCTCAAGCTGGACCGGTCCTTCACCCAGGGCATGCAGCAGTTCCCGGCGGATCCGGTCGACCTGAAGATCGTCGAGGGCATCGTCTCCCTCGCCCACAGTCTCGACCTCGCGGTCACGGTCGAGGGGGTCGAGACCGGCGCCCAGGCCGAACAACTGCGGATACTGGGCTGCGACACCGCCCAGGGCTGGTACTACGCCCGTCCGGGGCCGCCGGAGCGGCTGCACGAGCTGGCGCTGGTCGACGCGGTCGGCTGA
- a CDS encoding SAM-dependent methyltransferase, giving the protein MERPAWAPRSIDISVPSVSRIYDYYLGGSHNFEVDREAARKAMEYMPGLPKVMQANRAFMRRAVRFVAAEGIDQFLDIGSGIPTFGNVHEIAQSTRPGARVVYVDHDPVAVAHSQAVLRDNEDADVVAADLLKPQEILASSPVQRLIDLNRPVALLLVAILHFVEDADDPYRAVAELRDALAPGSMLVVTHAAFEGIPLPQEQAEGAVDVYRNIRNPLIMRTRDEIARFFEGYDMVEPGLVPMPDWRPDTAPEDEDPYSFSGFGGVGRTA; this is encoded by the coding sequence ATGGAGCGTCCCGCCTGGGCCCCTCGCAGCATTGACATCTCAGTGCCGAGCGTGTCCCGAATCTACGACTATTACCTGGGCGGTTCGCACAACTTCGAGGTCGACAGGGAAGCCGCGCGCAAGGCGATGGAGTACATGCCGGGCCTTCCCAAGGTCATGCAGGCGAACCGGGCGTTCATGCGCCGGGCCGTCCGCTTCGTGGCCGCCGAGGGCATCGACCAGTTCCTCGACATCGGCTCCGGCATCCCGACATTCGGCAACGTCCACGAGATCGCCCAGAGCACCCGGCCCGGCGCACGGGTCGTGTACGTCGACCACGACCCGGTTGCCGTCGCACACAGCCAGGCCGTGCTGCGGGACAACGAGGACGCGGACGTCGTCGCCGCCGATCTGCTCAAGCCCCAGGAAATCCTCGCGAGTTCCCCGGTTCAGCGGCTGATCGACCTGAACCGGCCGGTCGCCCTGCTTCTCGTTGCCATACTTCACTTCGTGGAAGACGCGGACGACCCGTACCGGGCGGTGGCCGAACTGCGCGACGCCCTCGCGCCGGGAAGCATGCTCGTCGTCACGCATGCCGCGTTCGAGGGAATTCCGCTCCCCCAGGAGCAGGCCGAGGGCGCGGTCGACGTCTACAGGAACATCCGCAACCCGCTGATCATGCGCACGCGCGACGAGATCGCGCGGTTCTTCGAGGGGTACGACATGGTGGAACCCGGCCTGGTGCCGATGCCGGACTGGCGGCCCGACACGGCGCCCGAGGACGAGGATCCTTATTCCTTCTCCGGGTTCGGCGGCGTGGGACGCACGGCGTGA
- a CDS encoding SCO0930 family lipoprotein, whose translation MKTSWRSASLVASAAAVLALTTACGQEQSTPSTGTQNVGATAAAGGYGTSATAGAGNGYGADSKDQSAAAKPAVAGQLTVTESVKLGKVLTDGAGFTLYRFDKDTAEPPKSSCDGTCATAWPPVPAEGAEAATGVNKALLGEVTRSDGTKQLTIGGWPMYRFAKDTKAGDANGQGVGGTWFASAPNGKKATLAALPGLSVRKDPKLGDVVVDKNGMTVYRFMKDQAWPVSKSACTGACLEKWPAVAPVPASDTKGVQKKGLMGFTRPDGVKQMTVNCWPIYTFSGDTAPGDTNGQGVGGTWYAVSPDGKPVGASK comes from the coding sequence ATGAAGACCTCCTGGCGGAGCGCCTCACTCGTAGCGTCAGCTGCGGCCGTGCTGGCGCTCACGACGGCGTGTGGTCAGGAACAGAGCACCCCTTCTACGGGCACGCAGAACGTGGGTGCCACCGCGGCGGCGGGGGGTTACGGGACGAGCGCCACGGCGGGCGCGGGCAATGGCTACGGCGCCGATTCCAAGGACCAGAGCGCTGCCGCCAAGCCGGCGGTCGCGGGCCAGCTCACCGTGACGGAAAGCGTGAAGCTCGGCAAGGTGCTGACCGACGGCGCCGGATTCACCCTCTACCGCTTCGACAAGGACACCGCCGAACCGCCGAAGTCGAGTTGTGACGGCACCTGCGCCACCGCCTGGCCGCCCGTGCCCGCCGAGGGTGCCGAGGCCGCCACCGGCGTCAACAAGGCGCTGCTCGGCGAGGTCACCCGGTCCGACGGTACGAAGCAGCTGACCATAGGCGGCTGGCCCATGTACCGGTTCGCCAAGGACACCAAGGCCGGAGACGCCAACGGTCAGGGCGTGGGCGGTACTTGGTTCGCCTCGGCGCCCAACGGCAAGAAGGCGACGCTGGCCGCCCTCCCCGGTCTGTCGGTCCGCAAGGACCCGAAGCTCGGCGACGTCGTCGTGGACAAGAACGGCATGACCGTCTACCGCTTCATGAAGGACCAGGCCTGGCCCGTCTCCAAGTCGGCCTGCACGGGCGCCTGCCTGGAGAAGTGGCCCGCCGTCGCGCCGGTCCCGGCGAGCGACACCAAGGGTGTCCAGAAGAAGGGCCTGATGGGCTTCACCCGTCCGGACGGCGTGAAGCAGATGACGGTCAACTGCTGGCCGATCTACACCTTCTCCGGTGACACCGCTCCTGGGGACACCAACGGTCAGGGCGTGGGCGGCACCTGGTACGCCGTCTCGCCCGACGGAAAGCCGGTCGGCGCGTCCAAGTAG
- a CDS encoding bestrophin-like domain produces MSDWLVLALAMAAACLVVLIVTLVRHRRAREDEDPTETPDVIEYMTMMIGVVYAIVLGLAIAGVWEARSGAQDHVQSEAQALHEISERVRVYPPAVRDRIRGDVDTYVHYVVTTEWKAMAEHDRVTAEGGRLLDRIRHDVTDYRPRSDFEAQAYQPLLDQVTAADTARSARADSTGATMPGVVWFGLITGAVVTVGMIFALQIRRTARELILAGLFSALIAFLLFLIWDFDAPYSRGVTASAEPFTALFPQLPG; encoded by the coding sequence TTGTCGGATTGGCTTGTTCTCGCCCTCGCGATGGCGGCCGCGTGCCTCGTGGTTCTCATCGTGACCCTCGTACGCCATCGCAGGGCACGCGAGGACGAGGACCCCACCGAGACCCCGGACGTCATCGAGTACATGACGATGATGATCGGCGTGGTGTACGCCATCGTCCTCGGTCTGGCCATCGCCGGTGTCTGGGAGGCCCGCAGCGGCGCCCAGGACCATGTGCAGTCGGAGGCCCAGGCCCTGCACGAGATCTCCGAGCGGGTCCGGGTCTACCCGCCCGCCGTGCGCGACCGCATCCGCGGTGACGTCGACACGTACGTCCACTACGTGGTCACCACCGAGTGGAAGGCCATGGCCGAGCACGACCGGGTGACCGCCGAGGGCGGTCGGCTCCTCGACCGGATCCGGCACGACGTCACCGACTACCGGCCGAGGTCGGACTTCGAGGCGCAGGCGTACCAGCCGCTCCTCGACCAGGTGACGGCGGCCGACACGGCGCGGAGCGCCCGCGCCGACTCCACGGGGGCGACCATGCCGGGGGTGGTGTGGTTCGGGCTGATCACCGGCGCCGTGGTCACGGTGGGGATGATCTTCGCGCTGCAGATCCGGCGCACCGCGAGGGAGCTGATCCTGGCCGGGCTGTTCTCCGCCCTGATCGCCTTCCTGCTGTTCCTGATCTGGGACTTCGACGCGCCCTACAGCCGCGGGGTCACGGCATCGGCGGAACCCTTCACCGCGCTGTTCCCGCAGCTTCCCGGGTGA
- a CDS encoding class F sortase — protein sequence MSASELAEEEERQRKRAPWGVIALVLLTGLALIRNGSGEFDVGPPQPASAAAADSRTPVGTFSDTPDPLPYSVVDRVRIPAIRVDAPVMPVGLDMDGWVDAPPPDNPNLAGWFTGAVSPGEKGTAVIVGHVDNMQGPAVFYGLGALKKGNKIEVLRKDGKTAVFEIYGIEVFAKADFPGDRVYNSKGTPELRVITCGGGFSKQHGYDGNVVVFARLSGVR from the coding sequence ATGTCTGCGTCCGAGCTGGCCGAAGAGGAGGAGCGGCAGAGGAAGCGCGCTCCCTGGGGCGTGATAGCGCTTGTTCTGCTGACCGGCCTCGCACTCATTCGGAATGGTTCCGGTGAGTTCGACGTGGGCCCCCCGCAGCCCGCCTCGGCGGCCGCGGCGGACAGCCGTACACCCGTCGGCACCTTCTCCGACACGCCGGACCCGCTGCCGTACTCCGTGGTCGACCGGGTACGGATCCCGGCCATCCGGGTCGACGCGCCGGTGATGCCGGTGGGCCTGGACATGGACGGATGGGTCGACGCGCCGCCGCCCGACAACCCGAATCTCGCCGGCTGGTTCACCGGCGCGGTCTCGCCCGGCGAGAAGGGCACGGCCGTGATCGTCGGCCATGTCGACAACATGCAGGGCCCCGCCGTCTTCTACGGACTCGGCGCGCTCAAGAAGGGGAACAAGATCGAGGTCCTGCGCAAGGACGGGAAGACCGCGGTGTTCGAGATCTACGGCATCGAGGTCTTCGCGAAAGCCGATTTCCCCGGCGACCGTGTGTACAACAGCAAGGGCACTCCCGAATTGCGTGTCATCACCTGCGGAGGCGGTTTCTCCAAGCAGCACGGTTACGACGGAAACGTGGTCGTGTTCGCCCGGCTGTCCGGGGTGCGCTGA